The Manihot esculenta cultivar AM560-2 chromosome 1, M.esculenta_v8, whole genome shotgun sequence genome has a window encoding:
- the LOC110614613 gene encoding beclin-1-like protein isoform X1 — MADKGRTFPVDPNLPRWVCQNCRHSLCISGVDSYADKFMNDSTSRSAMQGFSMHGANSVLGSTRMDNSFVVLPKQRPQAQGVPPRPRNGAVQPDMGQSGKAMEESFVVVYKSEPASDGGGTHLPSLEGGPNGQLQPNNAGFHSTITVLKRAFEIATSQTQVEQPLCLECMRVLSDKLDKEVEDVNRDIEAYEACLQRLEGETRDVLSEADFLKEKLKIEEEERKLEAAIEEIEKQNAEVNAELKELELKSVRFKELEERYWQEFNNFQFQLISHQEERDAILAKIEVSQAHLELLKQTNVLNDAFPIHHDGEFGTINNFRLGRLPKIPVEWDEINAAWGQACLLLHTMCQYFKPKFQYRIKMLPMGSYPRIMDTNNSVYDLKESEGKEEEMRERQRWRKKIETEFEEKSRLFGPVNLFWSTRYDKAMTLFLTCLKDFAEFAYLKDQENNIPPEKRFKLPYKIEVDKVENHSITQSFNKQENWTKALKYTLCNLKWALYWFIGNTNFQPLNAMVSSRVEVPAVSSLYTKRGADSKSESRHIPK; from the exons ATGGCCGATAAGGGTCGAACCTTCCCCGTGGATCCGAATCTTCCTCGATGGGTGTGCCAGAACTGCCGCCACTCCCTTTGCATCTCCGGCGTCGACTCCTACGCCGACAAGTTCATGAACGATTCCACCTCTCGCTCTG CGATGCAGGGTTTCTCAATGCATGGGGCTAACAGTGTGCTAGGCTCAACGCGAATGGACAATTCTTTTGTTGTGTTACCGAAACAAAGACCCCAAGCGCAGGGAGTTCCTCCACGTCCTCGAAATGGAGCTGTTCAGCCTGATATGGGCCAGTCTGGAAAGGCCATGGAAGAGTCTTTTGTAGTTGTATATAAATCTGAGCCTGCATCTGATGGAGGTGGGACTCATTTGCCATCTTTAGAAGGAGGACCGAATGGTCAGTTGCAGCCCAACAATGCTGGGTTTCACTCTACCATAACTGTCCTGAAGCGAGCCTTTGAGATTGCTACATCCCAGACACAG GTGGAGCAACCTTTATGCCTCGAGTGTATGAGGGTGCTGTCTGATAAACTTGACAAGGAGGTTGAAGATGTAAACAGAGATATTGAAGCATATGAAGCCTGCCTTCAACGTTTGGAGGGGGAAACCCGAGATGTTCTTAGTGAGGCTGATTTTCTTAAAGAGAAACTGAAG attgaagaagaagagaggaaaCTTGAAGCAGCAATTGAGGAAATAGAGAAACAAAATGCAGAAGTTAATGCCGAACTGAAGGAACTGGAGTTAAAATCTGTCCGCTTTAAAGAGTTGGAAGAGCG GTATTGGCAGGAATTCAATAATTTTCAGTTTCAGTTGATTTCACATCAG GAAGAGAGAGATGCAATTCTAGCAAAAATTGAAGTTTCACAAGCACATTTGGAGTTGTTGAAGCAAACTAATGTACTTAATGATGCCTTCCCCATCCATCACGATGGAGAATTTGGAACTATAAACAATTTCCGACTTGGAAGACTTCCTAAAATTCCG GTTGAATGGGATGAGATAAATGCTGCCTGGGGCCAAGCTTGTCTTCTCCTCCACACAATGTGTCAATATTTCAAGCCAAAATTTCA ATATCGAATTAAAATGCTTCCTATGGGGAGCTACCCACGAATTATGGACACCAACAACAGTGTTTATGATTT GAAGGAAAGTGAAGGAAAAGAGGAAGAAatgagagagagacagagatgGAGAAAGAAGATAGAAAcagaatttgaagaaaagagCAGATT GTTTGGTCCAGTGAACTTATTTTGGAGTACTCGCTATGACAAAGCAATGACATTGTTCTTGACATGCCTCAAGGACTTTGCTGAATTTGCATACTTGAAGGATCAAGAAAACAACATTCCACCTGAGAAACGGTTCAAACTTCCATACAA GATTGAGGTTGACAAAGTAGAAAACCACTCTATTACCCAGAGTTTCAATAAGCAGGAGAATTGGACCAAAGCTCTCAAGTACACACTCTGCAATTTGAAATGGGCTCTCTATTGGTTTATTGGAAATACAAACTTTCAGCCTCTTAATGCAATGGTGTCTTCACGTGTCGAAGTTCCAGCTGTAAGCTCTTTGTACACAAAGCGTGGTGCTGATTCCAAGTCTGAATCTCGACACATACCAAAATAG
- the LOC110614613 gene encoding beclin-1-like protein isoform X2, producing the protein MADKGRTFPVDPNLPRWVCQNCRHSLCISGVDSYADKFMNDSTSRSAMQGFSMHGANSVLGSTRMDNSFVVLPKQRPQAQGVPPRPRNGAVQPDMGQSGKAMEESFVVVYKSEPASDGGGTHLPSLEGGPNGQLQPNNAGFHSTITVLKRAFEIATSQTQVEQPLCLECMRVLSDKLDKEVEDVNRDIEAYEACLQRLEGETRDVLSEADFLKEKLKIEEEERKLEAAIEEIEKQNAEVNAELKELELKSVRFKELEERYWQEFNNFQFQLISHQEERDAILAKIEVSQAHLELLKQTNVLNDAFPIHHDGEFGTINNFRLGRLPKIPVEWDEINAAWGQACLLLHTMCQYFKPKFQYRIKMLPMGSYPRIMDTNNSVYDLFGPVNLFWSTRYDKAMTLFLTCLKDFAEFAYLKDQENNIPPEKRFKLPYKIEVDKVENHSITQSFNKQENWTKALKYTLCNLKWALYWFIGNTNFQPLNAMVSSRVEVPAVSSLYTKRGADSKSESRHIPK; encoded by the exons ATGGCCGATAAGGGTCGAACCTTCCCCGTGGATCCGAATCTTCCTCGATGGGTGTGCCAGAACTGCCGCCACTCCCTTTGCATCTCCGGCGTCGACTCCTACGCCGACAAGTTCATGAACGATTCCACCTCTCGCTCTG CGATGCAGGGTTTCTCAATGCATGGGGCTAACAGTGTGCTAGGCTCAACGCGAATGGACAATTCTTTTGTTGTGTTACCGAAACAAAGACCCCAAGCGCAGGGAGTTCCTCCACGTCCTCGAAATGGAGCTGTTCAGCCTGATATGGGCCAGTCTGGAAAGGCCATGGAAGAGTCTTTTGTAGTTGTATATAAATCTGAGCCTGCATCTGATGGAGGTGGGACTCATTTGCCATCTTTAGAAGGAGGACCGAATGGTCAGTTGCAGCCCAACAATGCTGGGTTTCACTCTACCATAACTGTCCTGAAGCGAGCCTTTGAGATTGCTACATCCCAGACACAG GTGGAGCAACCTTTATGCCTCGAGTGTATGAGGGTGCTGTCTGATAAACTTGACAAGGAGGTTGAAGATGTAAACAGAGATATTGAAGCATATGAAGCCTGCCTTCAACGTTTGGAGGGGGAAACCCGAGATGTTCTTAGTGAGGCTGATTTTCTTAAAGAGAAACTGAAG attgaagaagaagagaggaaaCTTGAAGCAGCAATTGAGGAAATAGAGAAACAAAATGCAGAAGTTAATGCCGAACTGAAGGAACTGGAGTTAAAATCTGTCCGCTTTAAAGAGTTGGAAGAGCG GTATTGGCAGGAATTCAATAATTTTCAGTTTCAGTTGATTTCACATCAG GAAGAGAGAGATGCAATTCTAGCAAAAATTGAAGTTTCACAAGCACATTTGGAGTTGTTGAAGCAAACTAATGTACTTAATGATGCCTTCCCCATCCATCACGATGGAGAATTTGGAACTATAAACAATTTCCGACTTGGAAGACTTCCTAAAATTCCG GTTGAATGGGATGAGATAAATGCTGCCTGGGGCCAAGCTTGTCTTCTCCTCCACACAATGTGTCAATATTTCAAGCCAAAATTTCA ATATCGAATTAAAATGCTTCCTATGGGGAGCTACCCACGAATTATGGACACCAACAACAGTGTTTATGATTT GTTTGGTCCAGTGAACTTATTTTGGAGTACTCGCTATGACAAAGCAATGACATTGTTCTTGACATGCCTCAAGGACTTTGCTGAATTTGCATACTTGAAGGATCAAGAAAACAACATTCCACCTGAGAAACGGTTCAAACTTCCATACAA GATTGAGGTTGACAAAGTAGAAAACCACTCTATTACCCAGAGTTTCAATAAGCAGGAGAATTGGACCAAAGCTCTCAAGTACACACTCTGCAATTTGAAATGGGCTCTCTATTGGTTTATTGGAAATACAAACTTTCAGCCTCTTAATGCAATGGTGTCTTCACGTGTCGAAGTTCCAGCTGTAAGCTCTTTGTACACAAAGCGTGGTGCTGATTCCAAGTCTGAATCTCGACACATACCAAAATAG
- the LOC110610992 gene encoding non-specific lipid-transfer protein 1, whose protein sequence is MSRAEAMTRLAGLLILLLLVSKPAVSETVLDINCSAVITSLTPCLDYIQDKADKPSPTCCDGMNSVVGTVKSKADREALCDCLKQTLSNIKYDPARISALPKQCGLPIDIPPITPTTDCTKFL, encoded by the exons ATGTCAAGGGCAGAGGCCATGACTCGCCTAGCTGGGTTGTTAATCCTACTCTTACTTGTTTCAAAGCCAGCTGTGTCTGAAACTGTACTTGATATTAATTGCAGTGCAGTGATTACGTCCTTAACTCCATGCCTGGATTATATACAGGACAAAGCAGACAAGCCTTCACCCACTTGTTGTGATGGGATGAACTCAGTTGTTGGCACCGTCAAATCCAAGGCCGATAGGGAAGCTTTGTGCGACTGTCTTAAGCAAACCTTGTCAAACATAAAATATGATCCTGCTCGCATTTCTGCACTTCCCAAGCAATGTGGATTGCCCATCGATATTCCTCCGATTACACCCACCACCGACTGCACCAa GTTTCTTTAA